One Rhizoctonia solani chromosome 1, complete sequence DNA window includes the following coding sequences:
- a CDS encoding coatomer subunit beta, translated as MLLDVNRKLFARSDRVKSVDLHPTEPWLLTGLYNGQVNIYNTETSALIKTFEVAEVPVRCLRAFNYNTHEKVAAFEAHPDYIGSDDMTIKAWDWDKGGRHTHYIMNIAVNPKDPNTFASACLDRTVKVWSLGNPTPNFTLDAHEKGVNYVEYYHGADKPYIVTTGDDRTVKVWDYHAKSCIQTLEGHTANVSFAIFHPLLPVIVSGSEDGTVKIWHANTYRLENTLSYSLERAWCVGYKRNSNDVAVGFDEGVVVVKLGREEPSFSMDQAGKIIFARNNEVLGANLQTTQEDPTPDGQKLPLAPRELGSTEIFPSTIAHSPNGRFVAVCGDNEYIIYTALAWRNKSFGQGTAFAWAEDSNTYAVLEVDREAASQGLGGWAIDGLHGGTLLSARSGAGFVVFWDWESGEIVRRIEADAKNITGLLMAHSDAYVAALEQGPVGDEGVEDAFELVAEIPESVKTAKWVGDCFVYTNSTNRLSYVVGSQTHTVQQFDSPMFVLGYMPTHNRIYVVDQAMNIFGYSLSLALVEYQTAVLRGDLDAAAELLPTVPQDQRNKIARFLEAQDLKELALQVSTDPDHKFDLAIQLDDLTTALTIAQQTPSPENETKWKAVGDRALAAWKFTLAKECFEKAGDTSSLLLLLLACADRDGLKTLSGVAADKGQNNIAFASLLQLGDAKACAELLVKTDRAPEAALFARTYAPSYAPTAARAWRDDLDSHGKPKIADMIVNPSDNPELFEEGWEAALAKEEGRDMPDDEKEEQPHGENEDGVEA; from the exons ATGCTCCTCGACGTCAAC AGGAAATTATTCGCTCGCTCGGATCGAGTGAAATCAGTGGACTTGCACCCGACTGAGCCATGGCTCTTGACAGGTCTCTACAACGGCCAAGTGAACATCTATAACACCGAAACATCTGCTCTCATCAAAACATTTGAAGTTGCCGAAGTTCCTGTTCGATGT CTTCGGGCATTCAATTACAATACCCATGAAAAGGTCGCTGCTTTCGAGGCTCACCCAGACTATATCG GGAGTGACGATATGACTATCAAGGCTTGGGATTGGGATAAGGGTGGAA GGCATACACACTACATCATGAATATTGCCGTTAATCCCAAAGACCCCAATACCTTTGCCAGCGCCTGTCTCGACCGTACTGTCAAAGTCTGGTCTCTCGGAAATCCGACACCCAATTTCACCCTCGATGCTCACGAGAAAGGAGTAAACTACGTCGAGTACTACCACGGCGCCGATAAACCCTATATCGTCACGACTGGAGACGATCGTACCGTCAAGGTCTGGGATTACCACGCCAAAAGCTGTATACAGACGCTCGAAGGGCATACAGCCAACGTGTCTTTTGCGATTTTCCACCCGCTTTTACCTGTAATCGTGTCTGGTAGCGAGGACGGAACCGTCAAGATCTGGCACGCCAATACCTACAGGCTCGAAAACACCCTGTCGTATTCCCTCGAGCGCGCATGGTGTGTTGGGTACAAACGTAACAGCAATGATGTGGCAGTAGGATTCGACGAGGGTGTAGTCGTTGTCAAACTTGGAAGGGAGGAACCGAGCTTTAGCATGGATCAGGCTGGGAAAATTATCTTTGCGAGGAACAATGAAGTTTTAGGTGCTAATTTGCAGACAACTCAAG AGGACCCCACACCTGATGGCCAAAAACTACCTCTCGCCCCGCGCGAACTTGGTAGCACTGAAATATTCCCATCCACAATCGCCCACTCTCCAAACGGTCGTTTCGTAGCCGTCTGCGGTGACAATGAGTACATTATTTACACTGCGCTTGCGTGGAGGAATAAGTCATTCGGACAAGGCACTGCGTTTGCTTGGGCAGAGGATTCCAACACCTACGCTGTCCTCGAAG TTGACAGGGAAGCAGCGAGTCAAG GACTTGGGGGATGGGCCATTGACGGGCTGCACGGTGGAACGCTACTTAGTGCACGGTCTGGAGCCGGATTCGTCGTTTTTTGGGATTGGGAGAGTGGCGAGATTGTTAGGAGGATCGAGGCGGATGCTAAGAAC ATTACTGGTCTCCTAATGGCGCACTC GGATGCATACGTTGCTGCCCTCGAACAGGGACCAGTTGGTGACGAAGGTGTGGAGGATGCGTTTGAGTTGGTTGCTGAGATTCCCGAATC TGTGAAGACGGCTAAATGGGTTGGCGATTGTTTTGTATACACCAACTCAACCAACCGCTTGAGTTATGTGGTGGGCTCTCAGACGCACACAGTGCAGCAATTCGATTC gccaatgtttgTCCTAGGTTATATGCCGACACACAATCGAATCTACGTGGTAGATCAGGCAATGAACATATTCGGATACTCATTGTCTCTGGCACTGGTCGAGTACCAAACAGCTGTTTTGAGGGGGGATTTAGATGCTGCAGCCGAGCTATTGCCTACTGTTCCACAAGACCAGAGGAACAAAATTGCGAGGTTCTTGGAGGCTCAGG ATTTGAAGGAACTCGCCCTTCAAGTATCCACCGATCCAGACCACAAATTCGATCTTGCTATCCAACTGGATGACTTGACCACTGCCCTCACAATTGCTCAGCAAACACCATCTCCAGAAAACGAAACCAAATGGAAGGCAGTCGGAGACCGAGCCCTCGCAGCATGGAAGTTCACACTCGCCAAAGAGTGTTTCGAAAAGGCTGGAGACACAAGCTCACTACTTCTCTTACTCCTTGCATGTGCAGATCGGGATGGGCTGAAAACTTTGAGCGGAGTTGCCG CGGACAAGGGGCAGAACAACATCGCGTTTGCATCCCTCCTCCAATTAGGGGATGCGAAGGCATGCGCCGAGTTGCTGGTGAAGACTGACCGAGCCCCGGAAGCTGCACTGTTTGCGAGAACCTATGCACCTAG CTACGCTCCAACAGCAGCACGCGCCTGGCGCGATGACTTGGATAGCCATGGCAAACCAAAGATAGCTGATATGATTGTGAATCCAAGCGACAATCCCGAACTATTCGAAGAGGGATGGGAGGCCGCGCTAGCCAAGGAAGAGGGCCGGGACATGCCGGACGATGAAAAAGAGGAGCAGCCACATGGTGAAAACGAGGATGGCGTAGAGGCGTGA
- a CDS encoding F-box-like domain protein: protein MAMEPLCSRIRPVALYTLLNERTYDLPSYFGTLVGAACLQSLTITISPHAVLNVPDISGPSIVLPFLSHLVLNGSIPPTLLRLFNTPKLRRLDMNLAKRTATPRLPRGHHIVDLRLEGAMPNIRLLQSLPELVKLEIGRDIPGRFLDALAQGGGDPEKTPVAPGALIPFTSIFEKEEETMCPLLDTLTLRGCERVSRETIEGWWSAGRGV from the coding sequence ATGGCAATGGAGCCCCTATGCTCTCGGATCCGTCCGGTCGCTCTCTATACACTCCTCAATGAACGCACATACGACCTCCCATCTTATTTCGGTACATTGGTTGGCGCGGCGTGTCTTCAATCACTCACGATAACAATCTCCCCTCATGCTGTACTCAACGTTCCCGATATCTCAGGCCCGTCAATTGTTCTTCCATTCTTGTCGCATTTGGTGCTTAACGGGTCGATTCCGCCTACCTTATTGAGACTATTCAATACCCCCAAATTACGCCGCCTCGATATGAACCTTGCGAAGCGGACGGCCACACCTCGACTTCCCCGGGGGCACCATATTGTAGATTTACGACTCGAGGGAGCGATGCCAAACATTCGGTTACTACAGTCCTTACCCGAGTTGGTCAAGTTGGAAATCGGGAGAGATATTCCAGGGAGGTTTCTCGACGCTCTCGCTCAAGGTGGAGGGGATCCCGAAAAGACGCCGGTCGCGCCGGGAGCACTGATCCCGTTTACTTCGATTTTTGAAAAGGAGGAGGAAACGATGTGCCCTCTCTTGGATACGCTTACTCTTCGGGGGTGTGAGCGTGTCTCCAGAGAAACGATCGAAGGCTGGTGGAGCGCCGGGCGGGGAGTCTGA
- a CDS encoding F-box-like domain protein has protein sequence MNVLFRLVNTLLSRAPDPTDITSTLSPATSPIDLPEDIIRFIVQLYVETVLSKVNTIRELRKGRKAYWTSIAPLARTSKGLRAISHGDRLPPGLRILTVDDHWNPENLNLNLPALKKLENLSIDYHKLLSYSRPLQQFRILPGVSSLPFSLRRLEILHFHGSVQNFLPLVKSCCPKLVELRLVLCTMFNNPDCGWWRVNSHNQYLIGSHRDTALGQIAVLASQLEGLELQHFHINYYFADLDSVFRHRLNHKQYHPRGHRDVTDPLYGIRAYNPLHLAAQASDDAPPINTRIPRLADKKLWAVSCPQCKRELEAPIEVTERLAVSLLSARHKSLKTVSFGGFLSQGRTEPSEWMIVRERNGSRLAVWTQRPGTGQSWKLHEFERLDYGPQWTLLG, from the exons ATGAACGTCCTTTTTCGTTTGGTAAACACTTTGCTCTCACGAGCTCCGGATCCTACTGATATCACGAG TACCCTGAGCCCTGCTACCTCGCCGATCGATTTACCGGAAGACATTATCAGGTTTATAGTCCAATTGTATGTTGAGACGGTTCTTTCTAAGGTCAATACCATCCGAGAACTTCGCAAAGGAAGAAAGGCCTATTGGACCTCAATTGCACCACTGGCTAGGACTTCCAAGGGTTTACGAGCGATA TCTCATGGCGATCGTCTACCACCTGGTCTTCG CATACTTACCGTTGATGACCACTGGAACCCCGAGAACCTCAATCTGAATCTACCCGCACTAAAGAAGCTCGAAAACCTCAGCATTGATTATCACAAGCTATTGTCCTATAGTCGCCCACTTCAGCAGTTTCGGATTCTCCCTGGCGTTAGCTCTCTTCCGTTTTCTCTAAGAAGACTCGAGATCTTGCACTTTCATGGATCTGTACAGAACTTTCTCCCCCTCGTCAAGTCTTGTTGTCCTAAACTCGTTGAACTTCGGCTGGTCCTTTGTACAATGTTTAATAACCCAGATTGTGGGTGGTGGCGTGTCAACAGCCACAACCAATACTTGATAGGATCTCATCGGGATACCGCATTGGGACAGATT GCTGTGCTAGCAAGTCAGCTTGAAGGTCTAGAACTACAGCACTTTCATATCAACTATTACTTTGCTGATTTGGACAGTGTGTTTCGACATCGTTTGAATCATAAGCAATATCACCCGCGGGGGCACCGTGATGTTACGGATCCGCTTTACGGAATAAGAGCATATAACCCTCTACATCTTGCCGCCCAGGCGTCCGACGACGCTCCACCAATTAACACTAGAATACCTCGCCTTGCCGACAAGAAACTGTGGGCCGTTTCTTGCCCCCAGTGTAAACGTGAGCTGGAGGCACCTATTGAAGTCACTGAGCGCCTGGCGGTGAGCCTGCTAAGCGCGAGACACAAATCACTAAAGACTGTTTCGTTTGGAGGATTCCTTTCTCAGGGACGAACCGAGCCAAGCGAGTGGATGATAGTGCGAGAGCGTAATGGTTCACGCCTGGCGGTATGGACTCAGCGACCGGGTACGGGCCAATCTTGGAAACTACACGAATTCGAACGTCTGGACTATGGCCCTCAATGGACCCTACTGGGATAA
- a CDS encoding F-box-like domain-containing protein → MFSLTDIWSSVLIILFSFCHKIYPPPWTGILPKPIVGRPRRCIPLPPEILDEIFSLNITLLLNEFQYGTVRDYRIQQKHFMREIWGSCGYNQRYERASSGARVPGLGVWIITAEAGSLPIDFNLAMCTVLEIASINYHTGVEWSQSQQCFRRFRCISSYPRSLRQLEILRLHTPEEEVIRLVSDCCPGLTELRLVRCTMFNDPDCWYWRTHTRNQDHDYMKSSEVPTVVDYANHMAHLLRGLPLLEALHIGHYLNSIHAVLTHRFEDAHKRYHPIRDRASHVDGVGIFNNLQARAMALARDNGPPIDSTTVRLAERKLWSVPCPECEREFARPIEIAERLSSGILAAHIKPLKHVSFANFLSDKRITPSSWRVGRQWCGTDLQVWTEDPDRPSSRIIQEMVGSNDRWGPPPLGD, encoded by the exons ATGTTCTCTCTCACAGACATCTGGTCTTCCGTTCTCATTATTCTCTTTTCCTTCTGCCACAAGATCTACCCACCGCCTTGGACAGG TATTCTTCCGAAGCCGATTGTTGGCCGCCCTAGACGATGTATACCTCTCCCTCCAGAAATACTTGACGAGATTTTCTCGTTGAATATCACACTACTCCTTAATGAATTCCAATACGGAACAGTGCGAGACTACAGGATTCAACAGAAACACTTCATGCGAGAA ATATGGGGTTCATGTGGTTACAATCAACGCTATGAAAGAGCAAGTTCGGGTGCGCGGGTGCCAGGATTAGGCGTCTG GATTATCACGGCTGAAGCAGGTTCACTTCCTATCGACTTCAATCTGGCTATGTGCACAGTACTAGAGATTGCCAGTATCAACTACCATACTGGCGTTGAATGGAGCCAGTCTCAGCAATGTTTCCGCCGGTTTCGCTGTATTTCTTCGTATCCTCGTTCTCTTCGGCAGTTGGAAATACTACGGCTGCATACGCCCGAGGAAGAAGTGATCAGACTGGTCTCGGATTGCTGCCCTGGACTCACCGAACTGCGCCTCGTACGATGCACGATGTTTAATGACCCCGATTGCTGGTACTGGCGGACGCATACGCGTAATCAAGATCACGACTATATGAAGTCTTCTGAAGTGCCCACTGTAGTAGATTACGCG AACCATATGGCACACCTTCTACGTGGGCTTCCGTTGCTTGAAGCCCTCCACATCGGCCACTATCTTAACAGCATACACGCCGTTCTTACCCATCGATTTGAGGACGCACACAAACGCTACCACCCCATACGAGATAGAGCATCCCACGTCGACGGAGTTGGGATATTCAACAATTTACAAGCCAGGGCTATGGCGCTGGCGAGGGATAATGGCCCTCCAATCGATTCGACTACTGTTCGTTTGGCAGAACGTAAACTGTGGAGCGTGCCGTGCCCCGAGTGCGAGCGGGAGTTTGCGAGACCAATCGAGATCGCGGAGCGCCTGTCCTCCGGAATTCTCGCTGCGCATATCAAGCCCCTAAAGCATGTGTCATTTGCAAATTTTCTCTCGGACAAGCGCATCACGCCGAGCTCCTGGCGCGTGGGACGGCAATGGTGTGGTACAGACCTGCAGGTCTGGACTGAGGATCCAGACCGCCCTAGCTCTCGTATAATACAGGAGATGGTTGGCTCAAACGATAGATGGGGACCTCCACCACTGGGGGACTAA
- a CDS encoding F-box-like domain-containing protein encodes MDAVWLGPGNPNRVFLHDQKSDLATAALASRTFYFAVVPRLYAHINFSHVSNGSRVKWVKTIALWTRTLNSNKYLASLVETLNLHVPESDLPVLYRRILGALLACVNLQELEIWHASHNTPVSWIFPEQPTFALHKLVSYIPASTGIARVLESQPSIRTLRLETFTLRLPISRGSLPYLTHYAGPSKLIVQARAQGDVWEHLVHAELQDAYRPMTGMLDAMPHLKSLDIVVAGWTRDAFQEIAKKCQQLSCLTIRDANGLFHSWQDGRLIRFATTPSFMAGLSAFEHLSSLTINAPYPLYHGRAPASTEKAQLMAWHTHCPTLRHFVSPTGLEWVFIPDSSATSSADDGPAGHWLVIGGDTTLSQNSGTFATDPGMFGMRRAGDMRERASDDNVDELIAIIERLNREHIADFTNKLQAFQETRLTSSDGGIFLNRPITMVSEQPVSNRICVNSVEKDALIESITVFPSNRAEIKRRVNLSLKESKTTSISGDYHLCIKAPCHDQLRATTTAINIGRTLDILRNEGTTVQELSEFCRNYGRTLDSKSINIEGVQRVLDLPGPRQLAVVKRIQELHVEITKVQEELNEVTWRAGRGTAITVTVLAETGDSVELLLTYVVSDAAGLLYMTCARLLGALGAGPTAYSPPPPMVLHQAYFATAGVLNPTFDIPGQRDIRVAGEVTKLLSPYSSLRPIWNGFYSMDNNFASKGRIQVSPNGSFKIPSGIDSALHVSYSTAKTLNRKISQSGFPFMAKEKQSVSVQSQTIIIRHARSCRSLYEFWIISSVSTYASLEVHVMISMELNTVVGPTAWWNSGLDGDKGGQYSWKNPQKGLRMRWAPLEVDNRGTGRVELELQYATFWRRRNRAFAESLSAG; translated from the exons ATGGATGCGG TATGGTTAGGCCCAGGGAACCCGAATAGAGT TTTTCTTCATGACCAAAAATCCGACCTGGCAACCGCCGCTCTTGCTTCACGGACGTTCTATTTTGCGGTCGTGCCACGGCTTTATGCCCACATCAATTTTTCGCATGTATCAAATGGATCGAGAGTAAAATGGGTGAAAACTATTGCACTTTGGACTCGTACATTGAACTCGAACAAGTACCTTGCCAGCTTGGTTGAAACTTTGAATCTGCATGTACCCGAATCCGATCTACCTGTACTATATCGTCGTATACTGGGTGCTCTGTTAGCTTGTGTCAACCTGCAAGAACTCGAAATATGGCACGCATCTCATAATACGCCGGTGTCCTGGATATTTCCTGAGCAACCTACATTTGCGCTGCACAAACTGGTTTCTTATATACCGGCGTCTACGGGGATAGCTCGTGTCCTCGAATCCCAACCGTCTATTCGCACACTTCGACTCGAGACGTTTACATTACGATTGCCCATTAGTCGTGGGAGTCTTCCTTACTTGACACATTACGCTGGGCCCAGTAAATTGATTGTTCAAGCACGGGCACAGGGTGATGTCTGGGAACATCTTGTCCATGCCGAGCTTCAAGATGCTTATCGACCAATGACTGGGATGCTAGATGCCATGCCCCATTTGAAATCACTCGATATTGTTGTCGCAGGATGGACCAGGGACGCTTTCCAGGAGATTGCAAAGAAATGCCAGCAGCTCAGCTGCCTCACCATACGAGACGCAAACGGACTATTCCATAGTTGGCAAGACGGTCGGCTCATCCGG TTCGCAACAACACCCAGCTTCATGGCGGGTTTATCGGCGTTCGAGCATCTTTCGTCCCTGACTATCAATGCGCCATATCCTTTATATCACGGGCGTGCTCCGGCCAGTACTGAGAAGGCCCAGCTGATGGCGTGGCACACGCACTGCCCTACTCTGCGCCATTTTGTTTCCCCAACAGGCCTCGAATGGGTATTTATTCCCGATTCATCGGCGACCTCATCGGCGGACGACGGACCAGCGGGTCATTGGCTCGTAATAGGAGGAGATACCACTCTTTCTCAAAATAGTGGTACCTTTGCCACTGATCCTGGAATGTTCGGCATGCGACGAGCGGGCGACATGAGAGAAAGAGCGAGTGATGACAATGTGGATGAGTTGATTGCAATTATTGAGCGGCTAAATCGCGAGCATATAGCCGATTT CACTAACAAGCTCCAGGCAT TTCAAGAGACCCGACTCACATCGTCAGATGGTGGTATCTTCCTCAATCGCCCCATCACCATGGTATCTGAACAGCCAGTTTCCAACCGAATTTGTGTCAATTCTGTTGAAAAAGACGCCCTCATAGAGTCTATAACGGTCTTTCCGTCTAATCGTGCTGAAATAAAACGTCGGGTGAACTTGTCCTTAAA AGAGAGCAAAACCACATCCATATCGGGCGACTACCATCTG TGTATCAAGGCTCCATGTCATGATCAACTCCGCGCAACCACGACCGCCATCAACATTGGCCGTACGCTCGATATCTTGCGGAACGAGGGGACTACTGTTCAAGAACTATCTGAGTTTTGTAGGAATTATGGCCGAACTCTTGACAGCAAGAGCATCAACATCGAGGGTGTTCAGCGCGTCTTAGATTTACCTGGTCCCCGGCAACTTGCAGTCGTCAAAAGAATCCAAGAGTTGCATGTTGAAATCACCAAAGTGCAGGAGGAACTCAACGAGGTTACTTGGAGAGCCGGGCGTGGGACGGCGATTACCGTAACGGTCTTGGCCGAAACGGGTGACTCCGTTGAACTCCTGTTAACGTATG TCGTTTCTGATGCAGCTGGACTCCTCTACATGACGTGCGCGCGTCTATTG GGTGCGTTGGGGGCTGGACCTACAGCATATTCCCCTCCACCACCAATGGTACTCCATCAGGCTTACTTCGCAACTGCGGGAGTGCTTAATCCTACATTTGACATTCCTGGACAGAGGGACATCCGAGTGGCGGGGGAAGTCACAAAGTTGTTATCACCGTACTCGAGCTTGAGGCCGATTTGGAATGGGTTT TATTCTATGGATAATAACTTTGCCTCCAAGGGTCGAATCCAG GTATCCCCGAACGGGTCATTCAAGATTCCCTCGGGCATTGACTCTGCCCTGCATGTATCATACTCGACAGCCAAGACACTCAATCGTAAGATTTCACAGTCAGGTTTTCCATTTATGGCCAAAGAAAAGCAGTCCGTCTCTGTCCAGTCCCAGACAATCATTATTCGTCATGCCCGGTCTTGCCGGTCTCTGTACGAGTTCTGGATCATATCCTCCGTCAGCACATACGCAAGTCTCGAGGTCCACGTCATGATTTCAATGGAATTGAACACCGTTGTAGGACCTACGGCATGGTGGAACAGCGGTTTGGACGGGGATAAAGGGGGGCAATATTCGTGGAAGAATCCTCAGAAGGGTCTCAGGATGCGATGGGCGCCTTTGGAAGTCGACAACAGGGGGACAGGTCGAGTGGAGCTTGAGCTGCAATATGCCACCTTCTGGCGACGTCGAAATCGAGCTTTCGCGGAGAGCCTCTCCGCCGGTTGA
- a CDS encoding F-box-like domain-containing protein yields the protein MGLLSLNLVSRALAFPNSYLGLTILPGNSASSRLVPAIYQLNDARNTAPVASRTLEQITWQSHHLNHLHCFGPAACNRMMLTFSYTRSTLPTSEEAHLFTAGTRQDLFYQQSALIHSSTVESTSSKSGRFKRRNISVTLTLPGRSIEMAESSASNRLPDEIMSQIIIYALDQAFCNIDMARSTLTLSKPLFARIEGISRSSRRLRAITLSEWFRLFLVKHIDDWTWASRLKGLHSWVRHIVCPPHALEYPVSPNVLKNFPNLRSARLSLSCDYQFNSLQSLADMYPSAPAQLELVPGFTYREPVTAFPPTMTSISIRSTHGSETPLLRALGLHCPDLRALRLNKCTMFECCMGSDSSSNSGTQDPGSSESESEDEYYGQIADGSECPFWGAFPFDHNIYFGDEGVEAYAEELATELQPLKNLEEISLGVYLTPYASLAEHRLSHYPWRHLETSQVAVNTAAPVNSPNLPLGDVHTTAPATTPATTPLFPFSTSQLEPPSYVNPALWSYDCGACRKAYAESTANAERMAGLILANMLPKLKQIEWASFFETHHSVHSECVSGNEGSAGYRRGTGSHKWRVVRDEAGTLLDLVHAQ from the exons ATGGGCCTGTTGTCTCTTAACCTCGTGTCCCGCGCACTCGCTTTTCCTAACTCCTACCTTGGCCTGACCATACTTCCGGGAAACTCCGCATCGAGTCGCCTGGTACCGGCCATCTATCAGCTGAACGAT GCTCGGAACACAGCTCCTGTTGCCTCTCGG ACACTCGAACAGATCACG TGGCAATCTCACCATCTCAACCACCTACACTGCTTTGGGCCAGCAGCTTGTAATCGCATGATGCTCACCTTCAGTTACACACGATCGACACTTCCTACAAGCGAGGAAGCACATCTTTT CACAGCGGGAACCCGCCAGGATTTGTTTTATCAGCAAAGTGCCCTGATACATAGCTCCACTGTGGAATCTACAAGCTCAAAGTCTGGCCGTTTCAAGCGTCGAAACATTTCGGTGACGCTAACCCTACCTGGTCGTAGTATTGAAATGGCGGAATCGTCAGCCTCGAATCGGTTACCAGACGAAATTATGAGCCAGATTATAATCTATGCTCTCGATCAGGCCTTTTGTAACATCGACATGGCTAGGTCGACCTTGACTTTGAGCAAGCCACTGTTTGCTCGGATTGAGGGAATATCTCGGTCATCTCGGAGACTACGTGCAATTACACTGTCTGAATGGTTTCGTTTATTCTTGGTCAAGCATATCGATGACTGGACATGGGCAAGTCGTTTGAAGGGCTTGCATTCTTGGGTACG CCACATCGTATGCCCGCCTCATGCACTTGAGTATCCTGTTTCGCCGAATGTCCTAAAAAACTTCCCCAATCTTCGATCAGCACGATTGTCCCTCTCGTGTGACTATCAGTTCAACTCTCTTCAATCGTTGGCAGACATGTATCCCAGTGCCCCAGCCCAACTCGAGCTCGTACCTGGATTTACATATCGGGAACCCGTAACCGCGTTCCCGCCTACTATGACCTCTATTTCCATTCGCTCGACTCATGGGAGCGAAACCCCGCTCTTGAGAGCTCTTGGTCTTCATTGCCCCGATCTTCGCGCTCTCCGGCTGAACAAATGCACAATGTTCGAGTGTTGCATGGGCTCTGATTCTAGTTCTAATTCTGGGACGCAAGATCCAGGTAGCTCTGAATCTGAATCTGAGGATGAGTACTATGGCCAAATTGCGGATGGATCTGAATGCCCATTCTGGGGGGCTTTTCCGTTTGACCATAATATTTACTTCGGAGACGAAGGTGTAGAAGCATACGCG GAAGAGTTGGCCACAGAGCTTCAGCCTCTCAAAAATCTCGAAGAAATATCCTTGGGCGTCTACCTTACCCCTTATGCCTCTCTCGCGGAACATCGGCTTTCACATTATCCTTGGCGTCACCTTGAGACTAGCCAGGTCGCTGTGAACACGGCTGCGCCCGTGAATTCGCCGAACTTACCCCTTGGTGATGTTCATACCACAGCCCCGGCCACTACTCCAGCCACTACTCCCCTGTTCCCATTTTCAACATCTCAGCTGGAACCCCCATCATATGTCAACCCTGCACTTTGGTCTTATGATTGCGGAGCCTGTCGCAAGGCCTACGCAGAATCGACAGCCAACGCGGAACGCATGGCTGGCTTGATACTCGCGAATATGCTACCCAAACTGAAACAGATAGAGTGGGCATCTTTCTTTGAGACTCATCACTCAGTGCACTCTGAATGCGTCTCGGGAAACGAAGGTAGTGCTGGCTACAGGCGAGGCACCGGGTCTCACAAGTGGCGTGTCGTGCGGGATGAAGCAGGAACTCTACTAGACCTCGTACATGCGCAATAA